A region of Necator americanus strain Aroian chromosome I, whole genome shotgun sequence DNA encodes the following proteins:
- a CDS encoding hypothetical protein (NECATOR_CHRI.G2888.T1) has translation MSEDREGFVPITAEEVVQISGEELEELLNQARQNVAPPPVTMPSSANTPTSSTKPNFSKPGLARQFDFNSSILNILIPLKEFAPEDFEIRGSLSRAISQRNELLTTADTDP, from the coding sequence ATGTCCGAAGACAGAGAAGGATTTGTCCCCATTACTGCCGAAGAAGTCGTGCAAATATCAGGCGAAGAACTAGAGGAACTGCTGAATCAAGCTCGCCAGAATGTGGCGCCACCTCCTGTAACAATGCCGTCGTCGGCTAACACTCCTACCTCTTCGACAAAGCCCAATTTCTCAAAACCAGGCTTGGCTCGGCAGTTCGATTTCAACTCTAGCATTCTAAATATCCTGATTCCTCTTAAGGAATTTGCTCCCGAGGATTTCGAGATAAGAGGCAGTCTAAGCCGTGCTATTTCGCAGAGGAACGAACTCCTCACTACAGCGGACACGGATCCTTAA
- a CDS encoding hypothetical protein (NECATOR_CHRI.G2889.T1), which translates to MTDTADVDAAPYRVAILLFAAPHEQFDRCWKESPHFVDGAPLRSQLIRGNLLFRRDLATRLLCREPDPHLAQANQCFK; encoded by the exons ATGACCGATACAGCTGATGTGGATGCGGCACCCTACCGCGTGGCTATATTGTTGTTTGCGGCTCCCCATGAACAG TTTGACCGTTGTTGGAAAGAATCCCCGCACTTTGTCGATGGGGCTCCCCTGCGCTCTCAACTTATCAGGGGTAACTTGCTCTTTCGTCGAGATTTGGCTACACGCCTCCTCTGTCGTGAACCCGATCCACATTTGGCACAAGCTAATCAGTGCTTCAAGTGA
- a CDS encoding hypothetical protein (NECATOR_CHRI.G2887.T1) — MTELPKWKIAGETAAVAAEARMDEVARIINDCLDTAVAPGALQIYKRVRRDFQKFAEKFRVPVQAIHKLRNLAYLIDKGRTRTLSYNLAALTHFFGPLPTVDDEIQRALLRTGNKKRPPVRHRTKATGEDVEKVVGLAINRSSTMAVKGADMI; from the coding sequence ATGACAGAGCTCCCTAAATGGAAAATCGCGGGAGAGACTGCAGCGGTTGCGGCTGAAGCAAGGATGGACGAAGTCGCAAGGATAATTAACGATTGCCTGGATACTGCAGTAGCACCAGGAGCTCTCCAGATTTACAAGAGAGTTCGGCGGGACTTCCAGAAGTTTGCGGAGAAATTTCGGGTTCCCGTTCAGGCGATCCACAAGTTACGGAACCTCGCCTACCTTATCGATAAAGGAAGAACCAGAACATTGAGCTACAATTTGGCAGCGTTGACTCACTTCTTTGGTCCTTTACCGACAGTTGACGATGAAATCCAACGAGCACTCCTCCGCAcaggaaacaaaaagagaCCTCCGGTCCGCCACAGGACGAAAGCAACTGGAGAAGATGTGGAAAAAGTGGTCGGATTGGCCATTAATAGGTCATCTACCATGGCTGTCAAGGGAGCGGACATGATTTAG